A stretch of Cicer arietinum cultivar CDC Frontier isolate Library 1 chromosome 5, Cicar.CDCFrontier_v2.0, whole genome shotgun sequence DNA encodes these proteins:
- the LOC101514480 gene encoding homeobox-leucine zipper protein ATHB-16-like, with protein sequence MKRLASSDSSPALITICPSIEEQSPRNKHVYGREFQSMMLDGFEEEEVCVEEQEHHSEKKRRLRVDQVKALEKNFEVENKLEPERKEKLAIELGLQPRQVAVWFQNRRARWKTKQLERDYGVLKANYDALKLKFDAITQDNKALHNEIKELKSSLHEEEKSTVSVAVKEEITIPESGIDKHNNPSSETSIPSSESKAHLNDVGVGEASSSLFPLELKDGSSDSDSSAISSSGVLQNEQHLLLSPDSSPLKYNCFISSSSPSSSMNCFQYQKSYHVKMEEQNFLSADEACNFFSDEQAPTLQWYCPDQWS encoded by the exons ATGAAGAGACTCGCCAGTTCAGATTCTTCACCTGCTCTCATCACAATCTGTCCATCAATAG AGGAACAGAGTCCGAGGAACAAGCATGTGTATGGTAGGGAATTTCAATCAATGATGTTGGATGGattcgaagaagaagaagtgTGTGTTGAAGAACAGGAACATCACTCTGAGAAGAAACGTAGATTAAGAGTGGATCAAGTAAAGGCTTTAGAGAAAAACTTTGAGGTTGAAAACAAGCTTGAACCTGAAAGGAAAGAGAAGCTTGCAATTGAACTTGGGTTGCAGCCTAGACAAGTTGCGGTTTGGTTCCAAAACCGTCGAGCTAGATGGAAAACCAAACAATTGGAAAGAGATTATGGAGTTCTTAAAGCTAATTATGATGCTCTTAAGCTCAAGTTTGATGCAATCACTCAAGACAACAAAGCTTTGCACAACGAG ATTAAGGAACTGAAATCAAGTCTccatgaagaagaaaaaagcaCAGTCAGTGTTGCAGTGAAGGAAGAGATAACGATCCCTGAATCAGGCATCGACAAGCATAATAACCCATCTTCAGAAACATCAATTCCCAGTTCAGAATCAAAGGCTCACTTGAATGATGTTGGTGTTGGAGAAGCTTCTTCTTCACTCTTCCCATTAGAACTGAAAGATGGTTCTTCTGACAGCGACTCCAGTGCAATTTCTTCGTCCGGTGTTCTTCAAAATGAGCAGCATCTTTTGTTGTCTCCTGATTCTTCTCCGTTGAAGTACAATTGCTTTATATCCTCGTCATCGCCATCATCCTCCATGAATTGCTTCCAATACCAAAAATCTTATCATGTGAAAATGGAGGAGCAGAATTTCTTAAGTGCAGATGAGGCATGTAATTTTTTCTCTGATGAACAAGCACCAACTTTACAATGGTACTGTCCAGACCAGTGGAGTTAA
- the LOC101490943 gene encoding uncharacterized protein, translated as MDKVSKLIVSFYEPFLLGYSAKQPFYTHFPTLIHPYIEEIIDVVADGNCGFRAIAALLGWTEESWPLVRTQLDKEIHLHQDLYANVFDDSVESVRSSLNISGLGAQGQDKWMCLPDLGYVIATQYNVILVSLSRNLNMTFFPLNKAPPSKERLLAIGFVNGNHWVQIKLKSNCPLPPISQKWKDYCNECAKTWEIACAARMKQWEHIDPSFSKSSCISLNED; from the exons ATGGACAAAGTTAGCAAGTTAATAGTGTCTTTCTACGAGCCCTTTTTGCTTGGG TATTCTGCAAAACAACCATTTTACACACATTTTCCTACTCTTATACATCCGTATATTGAGGAGATAATAGATGTGGtggctgatggaaattgtgggtttCGCGCAATTGCAGCATTGTTAGGTTGGACTGAAGAATCTTGGCCTTTAGTTCGAacacaattggataaagagattcATCTACATCAAGACCTTTATGCTAATGTGTTCGATGACAGTGTTGAATCAGTGCGTAGCTCATTGAACATATCAGGATTGGGTGCTCAAGGACAAGATAAGTGGATGTGTTTACCAgacttgggttacgtgatagcaacacaatataatgtcatattggtgtcGTTGTCTCGTAATCTGAATATGACATTCTTTCCGCTAAACAAAGCACCGCCGTCAAAAGAACGTTTACTAGCCATTGGATTCGTCAATGGAAATCATTGGGTACAG ATCAAGTTGAAGTCTAATTGTCCTTTGCCACCTATctcacaaaaatggaaagactaTTGTAATGAATGTGCAAAGACatgggaaatagcttgtgcaGCACGTATGAAGCAATGGGAACACATTGATCCATCATTTAGcaaatcatcttgtatttcattaaatgaagattag